The Bacteroidales bacterium genome includes a window with the following:
- a CDS encoding PKD domain-containing protein, translating to MVLRKLIISVCFLTLTLLSQAQTDNLFWFAAPDISSDHGDAPKNGAPIYLHVTAVLPTTVTISQPANPLFTPITFNLDELEHRTVQLDAIMGIDQIENYPQALPLTPANTQKKAFKITSSPGDITVYYELDNYYNRDIFPLKGRNALGTRFYASTQNYFPNGNYAGTAWSGFVVAATENNTRIVVYPNDSWLYFAYTPGDSIVLNLNAGETFAFRAASTAANRHINGIPVKSDKNIVITVYDDSMRKKNSHTSDCTKNLSYDTFGDQIIPTNLIGHEYIVMKGQVMVSTGTDCPSDGGERMFITSTQPNTQIYIDNVLVTTLASAGQVFNYQIDNPTVHVYASKPVYLNHVTGFGGELGGAVLPTIDGCTGSYNVTFTRTPNTNDAFFINLMARNDTVKGSPTKNKSIESFSIFSGGSSTDIPASYFDYILDSTWIVLKKTAEVNAFITGKILPGNEARVSNSVARFHLGIINGGSTTGCKYGYFSDYKSDFVNAGIGGANATKLKTYCSVDPIHLVASGGKKYKWYAETNPTDTLRLSSTSVPDPYFSPETSGFFRFGVHVLRECFGDTVLHVGVYVIPGPVAMFEVETVEGCSPFKATITNLSDTNKAVQNYWNFDTRYSATVKQSTLTNPFTYTFPENLTDSIQRYTIRLTVKGDFNMCPNSEEKIIKIKPSLKAGYTIDTNLGCSPLEVHFNDTSIGYIDTLNTYWDFGTYQQTYRPNTHYLFYNNKLTDTQIMTKLVAVSKFGCIDTAKIPITVHPFVKANFGLTNLSGCSPFSTDINPLGSTGVQTYHWSIRDEDGIIMDSAFTRNNVNTFTFNHNDATQPNPDTLYVGMYGTNSYNCADTAITKRLIIYPEVHAIFSASEDKVCDSTEIDFTNHSVGYNLLHEWNLGDGAFMVDTTGNAFSHYYFNRTSTARDCPVTLIATSDYFCADTTHDTIAVYPFIKANFAIDYSNNCSPLNVQFTNTSKGGNDFNWKFGDGDSFHTALPSGMTHIYENNSDNDTTFFIHLRAQNSYGCADSLERSVFLFPRVVADFGFTSPNEGCNPLNVIFDNNSRGQNLDFIWDFGDKTYSTSQNPPPRVYKNSTAKDTTYFVNLTVMNLAGCDSSVTKTVKVYSKVTADYSIERVDSCSPFRIKVDNFSSGGITDYIWKYTAQDSLTLHTNADPVIPVYHNKGLVPLTYPFVLRTRNSHGCTAQKSDIITVFPEMHANFHPGKISGCEPLKVDLVNNSNLIEGTTFSWDFGDGRTSNLTSPVNHIFNNLTNITAPHTIRLQATTQYGCFDDTTITVQVYPYIYAKFSIDKPAICSDEPFAIDRNSSAGAINHYYWNYGDGTGNHEKTDAVFNHTYNNPGTTDLNPHITLTVTNAQGCDTSWTETIPVHPQAVAAFNVDNSEACYPLDSKFSNLSQPAIPMTWYWDFGDGSSSAAKSPVHNYKNFSRTDDKVFTVKLTSTTTFGCDSTISKTVRIHPKPFADFNFPKAVDCPPFAVQFTNSSLGNSLTYNWNFENGHTSTEKDPSQTFYNTGSSIAQNDVTLRVNTAFNCSDTVTKPVQIYPEVQVDFNASEWSGCSPMQINFDGTATNENEYYWYVDGKVFSNYEDPSYRFTNESSSDKTYDIRFYAVSINGCFDDTVKHLTLYPKPLAEFLPDPQAQDFDTRDDITDVTLNNQTNNQAAWNYKWTYGDGNTSTENKASFIKKYMIWGDINNENRIPVTLVATNNNHPECSDTIMHYVIIKPPLPKVEIGADVSGCMPLTVNFSATTKYIYPDSYHWDFGYNGVTSDESNPDAFEFDTAGMYIVRLSVRGDGGTNWDYKTIQVYPKPVINFDFDPKYAWLSSQTEPGTPIKFFNNTYNAEIFEWDFGDNTDKSFEKQPQHEYKKAGEFYPELRAENENGCFDVLKSDVPVIIEGHGFLEFPNAITIIPDNPAEENYDPNEPPTSHNLFRPLNQGVRRYKLEIYNRWGELIFESTDVNKGWNGFIKGQPVKQDVYVWRVTATFTNGQPYVAAGDVTVLVTQP from the coding sequence ATGGTTCTGAGGAAACTGATCATATCAGTATGTTTTCTAACTTTAACGCTCCTGTCTCAGGCGCAGACCGACAACCTGTTCTGGTTTGCAGCACCGGATATTTCGAGTGATCACGGTGATGCTCCCAAAAACGGAGCACCCATATACCTGCACGTTACAGCAGTTCTTCCCACAACCGTTACCATTTCGCAGCCTGCCAATCCTTTATTTACTCCGATAACCTTCAACCTGGACGAGTTGGAACACCGTACCGTTCAGCTTGATGCCATTATGGGTATCGACCAAATTGAAAATTATCCCCAGGCATTACCTCTTACTCCGGCCAACACACAAAAGAAGGCGTTCAAGATCACTTCATCTCCCGGTGATATTACCGTATATTATGAGCTGGATAACTATTATAACAGGGATATCTTCCCTTTGAAAGGAAGAAATGCACTGGGTACCCGCTTTTATGCATCCACCCAGAACTATTTTCCCAATGGCAATTATGCAGGTACTGCCTGGAGTGGATTTGTGGTGGCCGCCACGGAAAATAACACACGCATTGTAGTGTATCCAAACGACAGCTGGCTGTATTTCGCCTACACTCCTGGAGATTCCATTGTACTCAACCTGAATGCCGGTGAAACTTTTGCATTCAGGGCCGCATCTACAGCGGCCAACCGGCATATAAACGGCATTCCGGTTAAATCGGATAAGAACATTGTCATTACGGTGTATGATGACTCCATGAGGAAGAAAAACTCTCATACTTCAGACTGTACAAAAAACCTGAGCTATGATACTTTCGGCGATCAAATCATTCCGACCAATCTGATCGGGCATGAATACATCGTTATGAAGGGCCAGGTAATGGTTTCGACAGGAACCGACTGTCCCTCGGACGGAGGAGAAAGGATGTTCATTACCTCTACTCAGCCTAACACCCAGATTTATATTGATAATGTTCTTGTAACCACTCTTGCCAGTGCAGGACAGGTATTTAATTACCAGATTGACAACCCTACCGTTCATGTTTATGCCTCCAAGCCGGTTTACTTAAATCATGTAACAGGTTTCGGCGGTGAACTCGGAGGGGCAGTGCTTCCCACTATTGACGGTTGTACGGGTTCATACAATGTAACCTTTACAAGAACTCCCAATACAAACGATGCCTTTTTCATCAACCTGATGGCCCGTAACGATACTGTAAAGGGGAGCCCGACAAAAAACAAGAGCATCGAAAGCTTTTCCATTTTCAGCGGTGGCTCATCGACTGACATACCGGCATCCTATTTCGACTATATTCTTGATTCCACATGGATAGTGCTCAAAAAGACTGCAGAAGTAAATGCATTTATAACAGGTAAAATCCTGCCCGGCAATGAAGCACGTGTAAGTAATTCGGTAGCCCGCTTTCACCTGGGAATTATTAATGGTGGATCTACAACGGGATGTAAGTACGGTTACTTTTCTGATTATAAATCCGATTTTGTGAATGCAGGAATCGGTGGTGCCAATGCCACAAAACTGAAAACATACTGTTCGGTTGATCCTATTCACCTTGTTGCAAGCGGAGGAAAAAAGTACAAATGGTATGCAGAAACAAATCCTACTGACACTTTACGACTTAGTTCAACATCAGTTCCCGACCCATATTTTTCGCCTGAAACCAGTGGATTTTTCCGTTTCGGTGTTCATGTGCTGCGTGAATGCTTCGGTGATACAGTCCTGCATGTGGGTGTTTACGTCATTCCGGGTCCGGTTGCCATGTTCGAAGTGGAAACTGTTGAAGGTTGCTCACCTTTCAAGGCAACGATTACCAACCTTTCCGATACAAACAAAGCGGTCCAGAACTACTGGAACTTCGATACCCGTTACAGCGCTACCGTTAAACAAAGTACGCTGACCAATCCTTTCACCTATACATTTCCTGAAAACCTTACCGATTCTATTCAGAGATACACAATAAGGCTTACTGTGAAAGGTGATTTTAATATGTGTCCAAATTCAGAAGAAAAAATCATCAAAATTAAACCAAGCCTGAAGGCGGGATATACAATTGACACCAATTTGGGCTGCTCCCCGCTGGAAGTTCATTTTAATGACACTTCAATCGGGTATATTGATACGCTTAATACATACTGGGATTTTGGAACATACCAGCAAACCTATCGCCCCAACACGCATTACCTGTTTTACAATAACAAGCTTACCGACACCCAGATCATGACCAAGCTGGTAGCGGTTTCAAAATTCGGTTGCATTGATACGGCCAAAATCCCGATAACAGTGCACCCCTTCGTAAAAGCCAATTTCGGCCTCACCAATTTATCAGGCTGCTCTCCTTTCTCAACCGATATTAACCCGCTTGGTTCCACGGGTGTGCAAACCTATCACTGGTCAATAAGAGATGAAGACGGTATTATCATGGACAGTGCCTTTACCCGGAACAACGTTAATACATTCACTTTTAATCATAACGACGCTACGCAACCCAATCCGGATACCCTTTACGTGGGTATGTACGGAACCAACAGCTACAATTGTGCCGATACGGCCATCACTAAAAGGCTGATTATTTACCCTGAAGTTCATGCGATTTTCAGCGCTTCAGAAGATAAGGTTTGCGATTCAACTGAAATTGACTTTACCAATCATTCGGTAGGCTATAACCTCCTGCATGAGTGGAACCTGGGTGATGGTGCCTTTATGGTGGATACTACAGGCAACGCTTTCAGTCATTACTATTTCAACCGGACTTCAACAGCCCGCGATTGCCCGGTAACGCTGATCGCCACATCGGATTATTTCTGCGCCGACACAACACATGATACAATTGCCGTATATCCTTTCATAAAAGCCAACTTTGCCATCGATTACAGCAATAATTGTTCACCCCTTAACGTGCAGTTCACTAACACATCAAAGGGAGGTAATGATTTCAATTGGAAATTCGGCGACGGCGATTCATTTCATACAGCCCTGCCATCAGGAATGACGCATATTTATGAGAATAACTCGGACAATGACACGACGTTCTTTATTCACCTCAGAGCACAAAACTCATATGGATGCGCTGATTCACTTGAACGGTCAGTATTCCTGTTTCCCAGGGTAGTGGCCGATTTTGGTTTCACAAGTCCTAATGAAGGCTGCAATCCGCTCAATGTTATTTTTGACAATAACTCAAGGGGACAAAACCTTGATTTTATATGGGATTTCGGTGACAAAACCTATTCAACAAGCCAGAATCCCCCACCCAGGGTTTACAAGAATTCAACAGCCAAAGACACTACCTATTTTGTAAACCTGACTGTAATGAACCTTGCAGGGTGCGACAGCAGCGTCACTAAAACCGTTAAAGTATATTCAAAAGTAACAGCCGACTATTCAATTGAACGGGTTGACAGTTGCTCTCCATTCCGGATTAAGGTTGATAATTTTTCTTCAGGTGGAATTACTGATTACATTTGGAAATATACAGCCCAGGATTCTCTTACGCTCCATACCAATGCCGACCCGGTTATCCCGGTTTATCACAATAAGGGACTTGTTCCTTTAACTTATCCTTTTGTACTGAGAACAAGGAATTCACACGGATGCACAGCCCAGAAATCCGATATAATAACTGTATTTCCTGAAATGCACGCGAATTTTCATCCGGGTAAGATATCCGGCTGTGAGCCTCTGAAGGTAGATCTTGTCAATAATTCAAACCTCATCGAGGGAACAACTTTCTCATGGGATTTCGGGGATGGCAGGACTTCAAATCTGACCTCACCGGTAAATCATATATTCAACAATCTTACCAATATCACTGCCCCTCATACTATCAGACTGCAGGCCACCACACAATACGGATGCTTTGATGATACAACGATTACCGTGCAGGTTTATCCTTATATATACGCCAAGTTCAGTATCGACAAGCCGGCCATATGTTCGGATGAGCCCTTTGCAATCGACAGGAACAGTTCAGCCGGAGCTATTAATCACTATTACTGGAATTACGGTGACGGAACGGGAAATCATGAAAAAACCGATGCTGTATTCAATCACACCTATAATAATCCCGGAACAACCGACCTGAATCCTCACATTACTCTCACTGTTACTAATGCCCAGGGATGCGATACATCCTGGACTGAGACCATACCCGTGCATCCGCAGGCAGTTGCCGCTTTTAACGTGGATAATTCTGAAGCCTGCTATCCGCTTGACAGTAAGTTCAGCAACCTTTCCCAGCCTGCCATACCCATGACATGGTACTGGGATTTCGGCGACGGTTCAAGCTCTGCAGCTAAGAGCCCTGTACATAATTATAAAAATTTCAGTCGTACCGATGATAAGGTTTTCACTGTAAAACTCACCAGTACAACCACATTCGGATGCGACAGCACCATTTCAAAAACAGTCCGGATTCATCCCAAACCATTTGCCGATTTTAATTTCCCGAAGGCAGTTGACTGTCCGCCCTTTGCGGTTCAGTTTACAAATAGTTCGCTGGGGAATTCGCTTACCTATAACTGGAATTTTGAAAATGGCCATACATCAACAGAGAAAGATCCATCACAGACATTCTACAATACAGGCTCATCAATTGCTCAGAATGATGTGACTCTCAGGGTAAATACCGCCTTTAACTGTTCGGATACAGTGACCAAACCGGTTCAGATTTATCCCGAGGTGCAGGTTGACTTCAATGCGTCGGAATGGAGCGGGTGCAGTCCCATGCAAATAAATTTTGACGGCACCGCTACCAATGAAAATGAATATTACTGGTATGTCGACGGAAAGGTATTCAGCAATTACGAGGATCCGTCGTATCGTTTCACAAATGAGTCTTCGTCGGATAAAACGTATGATATCCGGTTTTACGCGGTTTCTATAAACGGTTGTTTTGATGATACGGTTAAGCACCTCACGCTGTATCCCAAGCCGCTGGCTGAATTCCTGCCTGATCCGCAGGCCCAGGACTTCGATACCCGTGATGATATTACAGACGTTACATTGAACAACCAGACCAACAACCAGGCTGCGTGGAATTATAAATGGACATACGGTGACGGAAACACTTCAACGGAGAATAAAGCTTCCTTTATCAAGAAATACATGATTTGGGGCGACATTAACAACGAGAACAGGATACCTGTGACCCTTGTAGCTACCAATAATAACCATCCCGAATGCAGTGACACCATTATGCATTATGTGATTATAAAACCTCCGCTGCCCAAAGTTGAAATAGGGGCGGATGTTTCAGGGTGTATGCCGCTGACAGTGAATTTCAGCGCCACCACAAAATATATATACCCCGATAGTTATCACTGGGATTTCGGGTACAACGGGGTGACATCTGATGAAAGCAATCCCGACGCTTTCGAATTCGATACAGCCGGTATGTATATTGTAAGACTTTCTGTAAGGGGTGACGGTGGTACCAACTGGGATTATAAAACAATCCAGGTTTATCCCAAACCGGTAATCAATTTTGATTTTGATCCGAAATATGCATGGCTGAGCAGTCAGACGGAACCGGGAACACCCATAAAATTCTTCAACAATACCTACAACGCAGAAATATTTGAGTGGGATTTCGGCGACAATACCGATAAGAGCTTCGAAAAACAACCGCAGCATGAATATAAAAAGGCAGGGGAATTTTATCCTGAATTGAGAGCGGAGAATGAAAACGGTTGCTTTGACGTGTTAAAGAGTGATGTTCCGGTTATTATCGAGGGTCATGGCTTCCTTGAGTTTCCCAATGCCATAACCATCATACCTGACAACCCGGCTGAAGAAAACTATGATCCGAATGAACCCCCGACAAGTCATAATCTTTTCAGGCCGTTGAACCAGGGTGTGCGGCGCTATAAACTTGAAATATACAACCGTTGGGGAGAATTGATTTTTGAAAGCACCGATGTAAATAAAGGTTGGAATGGCTTTATTAAAGGACAGCCGGTTAAACAGGATGTTTATGTTTGGAGGGTTACGGCAACTTTCACAAACGGGCAACCTTATGTGGCAGCCGGCGATGTGACCGTTCTTGTAACACAACCATGA
- a CDS encoding PorP/SprF family type IX secretion system membrane protein, with amino-acid sequence MRRLLFILLLAWMYLSKPFAQDPQFSQFYSNPLYLGPSFAGAAGGSRICANVRDQWLALPSTFMTYSFSYDHYFSKFNSGFGLLGYKDAAGSGDLGTLSLGAQYSYNFKLTQEIYVRPGLHFSYRETGIAWDKLRFLDEISSDNTEPPTRNYDLPDARDVDLALSLLVYSQRIWSGVTVDHLLMPNVSLYADKHRVPIKTSFYGGVELARKSKLLKPDAETMTVAYLLKMQGPYTQLDLGVYWFKNPFVLGLWYRGIPPFNSDRGDAFIIMGGYKTHNFNIGLSYDVTVSNLIGKAVGSLEVSMSFKFAIPRRTKKGAVPCPEF; translated from the coding sequence ATGCGCAGGCTTTTGTTCATATTGCTTTTAGCCTGGATGTACCTGTCCAAACCCTTTGCCCAGGATCCGCAATTCTCGCAATTCTATTCGAATCCGCTTTACCTGGGTCCGTCTTTTGCAGGAGCTGCCGGTGGAAGCAGAATCTGCGCCAACGTAAGGGATCAGTGGCTTGCCCTTCCCTCGACTTTTATGACGTACAGCTTTTCATACGACCACTATTTTTCAAAATTCAACAGCGGTTTCGGATTGCTTGGCTACAAGGATGCTGCCGGTTCGGGCGACCTTGGAACGCTAAGCCTGGGTGCACAATACTCTTATAATTTTAAACTGACACAGGAAATTTACGTTCGGCCGGGTTTGCATTTCTCTTATCGCGAAACCGGTATCGCATGGGATAAGCTCCGGTTTCTTGATGAAATAAGCTCCGACAATACTGAACCGCCCACAAGGAATTATGATCTTCCCGACGCCCGTGACGTCGATCTGGCACTTTCATTGCTGGTTTATTCACAGAGGATCTGGAGTGGCGTAACAGTTGACCACCTGCTTATGCCGAATGTTTCGTTGTATGCCGATAAACACCGGGTGCCCATAAAAACGTCTTTCTACGGGGGAGTTGAACTGGCAAGGAAAAGCAAACTGCTGAAACCTGATGCCGAAACCATGACAGTGGCATACCTGCTTAAAATGCAGGGACCCTATACACAGCTTGACTTGGGCGTTTACTGGTTCAAAAATCCGTTTGTACTGGGACTCTGGTACAGAGGCATACCGCCTTTCAATTCAGATCGCGGCGATGCCTTTATCATTATGGGAGGTTACAAAACCCATAATTTCAACATCGGCCTCAGCTACGACGTAACGGTTTCAAATCTTATAGGTAAAGCGGTGGGATCGCTGGAGGTTTCCATGAGCTTTAAATTCGCCATTCCCCGGCGAACCAAAAAAGGTGCCGTACCCTGTCCCGAGTTTTAG